agCACCGAACCGATATCCAGACTGATTTCTTTGAtctgtattttttttgttcctcattCTGCTCTTGACTCTTGCTGCCCCTTAATCTATACCCAAACCCAGAAAACAAGTCAGATTCGGAAGCAGAAATCACGGCATGATCCACATTTTTTCTTCTGTCTGTTCTGACAAGCAGGccttatttatattatatatgaacCCCCTTTTTTTATGCGCGTCTTTAACCAATCCAATCGCTGTGCGCCAACCTTGGATTTGACCTGCtccaagaaataaaagaaaatcaaacccTCGATATTTGCGGGCCCACCCATTCCTTAGATAGCTTGAGCAATTCAAATCCAAATTGAAAAGTGATTTGTCTGGATTTCTTTCCCATCATATTCTGGTTGACGAATatatcgaattgatttttgtatacaaactcaaattcaaaacataatttaaaaaaaaatagaatcgaTCTATTGACAACAAAGACTACACGACGGTTTTCCACGACGCCATGAAGAAAATAACGAAATTTGTGTTGGATAATATTTGTCGAATCTTGACATATATTGTTGCAAGTGAGATTgcaatcattttcttcatgttcGATGTCCTTGTTCCCccacctaaaccctaaaccggtCACGATTGAGATAGGTGAACCAACTATGGTCACAATACTCTCCACACATGGTACATGGTACGAacaattaatatttaataacaCGCCCTATCGCAATGTTACTTAATTTTGGCAAATGATACTAAATTTTGTCTGGCACTTATGGCCACACTTGTTAATAGTTGTCTTACTAACATTTCTAAATCCCATTATACGAAATTGGAAATAAGTAATCAACtcactttcctcttttttttttttttttttttttgtaaaagatttttgtattcacaaaatatatatacaaaacCAGTTTTCTTATCCAATACAGAGTGAACTATTgagattcgccccagtggccaccatTCCAACATAGAAGGggaaggtgaggggttcaaattcCCACATTCTCAGGAGGGATGGGGTAGGGACGCgaaagtttcaagagtgggtttcgactcccacgccctgcacgAAGCAGgataaaagtctgagagtaagtgtagagtaggaataaaatagaactaacaaaaaaaaaaatacagagtGGCAACAGCTGTAAATAATGATCGATTTGCTAAAAGAGAGAATGATTGCCCACTATATTAGTCTCCggtaattaattataattatttaacaTATCAATATCCTCTCCTATTAAACTCCTGTGGGGCCCACGTATCTTGTGAAGCAGCACATTGAATTATTCATTTCATCAAGCATGAGATAAACTCACCAGTAATATCTAATTATGGTAAAATTAACACGTACAAATCCCACCTTTAATGGTAGAATTTCGAAATTCGAAATATCTACTCCTAAACAAGCTGTTATTCCACGACataccaaatttaaaaaaaaaaaatgcatatatgaTTGAAATTTCAACAGAGCACGACTTTAATTTCGAGAATCATTCGGAGAATAATATGTTCACATTagttagaaaaataatcgcatcGCACCGCTTTATATATTAATAGATGAAACGACAGATAATGAAAAAAACTACATGttggtcttttttttaaaaatgttatatataaaagccaaaaaagaagaagcgaaAAGTGACTTTTTTAAGTTCAAGTCGTCTGGTTGACTGGGACGGCATCTCTGACTCAAGCCCTCCCGAAACACTTCCCACGcagcttcctcctcctcctcctcctccttcacatGCTTCTCTCCTCCTTCGAACCCTGAAAAAAACCGAACAGCTTCTCATGCCTCCgatcccgccgccgccgccgccacggcCACGGCGGagatccgccgccgccgccctcctcttcctcctccttccgacCATCCTCCCTCCCGTCGCCGCCCAGCCGGCGCCCACCCCGCCCAGCGACGAGTCCTCCCCCGCCCCGGGCTACGGCGCCTTCAGCAACTCCATCGGCCTCGTCCTGGTCGCCCTCGTCATCGTCATCTTCCTCCTCGCCACCTTCTCCGCCTACATCCTCCGCTGCTCCCCGGCCCCCGAGGGCTCCATCGGCCGCGCCGTCCGCTCCCTCCGCCGCCTCGGCGCCCCGCCCCGCGGCCTCGACCCCGCCGTCGTCGAGACCTTCCCGACCGTCGCGTACGCCGCGGTGAAGGGGCACAGGATCGGCGAGAGGTCGCTGGAGTGCGCGGTGTGCCTGAACGACTTCGAGGACGACGACACCCTCCGCCTGATCCCCAAGTGCGACCACGCGTTCCACCCGGACTGCATCGGCGAGTGGCTCGCCTCCCACACCACCTGCCCCGTCTGCCGCGCCGACCTCGCCTCGCAGCGGGCCGACGACCCGGAGAGCCCGCAGGCCGAGCCGCCGTCGGTCGAGGCGGGCGGCTCCGCCCGATGGCGGCGCGCCGGAGAGGAGCCCGCGGGAGGGAGGGCCAGAGCGGATCCAGCCGCCAGATCCATGGGACAAGAAGGAGAGCGGCGGCACCACCAATCGCAACCGGACACGTGGCTCGAGCAGTAGGATCGGAAGGTTTCCCCGATCCCACTCGACCGGCCACTCGCTGGTCCGACCGGGCGACGACACGGAGCGGTTCACCCTGAGGCTGCCCGCCGATGTGAGGAAGCGATTGATGATGGACCGGCCCGGGCCGGCCCTGCCCCAGGAAGGTTGCTCGAGGCGAGGATACCGGTACGGCGAAGGGAGCAGCCGAGGGCGGTACTACAGGAGGCTGGACCGGTTGGACTCGGCACCCGCGTCGGAAGGCTGGGCTTTCAATAGGATGCCATCCTTCTTGGTGCGCATGTCGTCGGCCCTCTCACCTAGAGTGgccgccgctgctgccgccAGGAGCGGTGGAGGGTCCTTCCGTGGTCCAGCGCAACAGGCCCGACCGCCCATTTAGCGCCTAACTTGGTTACATCACAGAAAAAGACTAAGATAATGTTGACAATTTTGACAATTCCGCAGCAATTGGATTGTTTTGGTGGGCGACTTGCGCCTACTTTGTAAATCATGCTCGACaaaattttactttaaaaatgtaaaattatgtgagcaattttttattttttttttaaattaaaaaatgatttgaccCGAATattttaccttttgttggtGTGATGGAAATGTAAATTCCCTATCCCACGGTGATGAAATTTACTAATGTAAGGATATACAAAGCAGGGAGTTATACGGATATCTGCATCTACTTGCTTGTTCGAGTTTTGCCTATCTGCATCAGTCAAGCATTTCAAAGCAAATATGATTAAATCCCTTATATCTTTTGCAAATTATATGGACTTCAGATAATTATTGTACCAAATATTCCAATCCCCGAAACTATGTAATATCAAATCTTTCTAAACCGTGCAAATTCCTATATTTAGTCAAGAGTGTGATTGATGCATTCGGAAAAATAATTTGTGTTGTATGTTGCATAGTTAAATCAAACTGCATTTCGTGTCACTTATTAAGGGTGGGAAGAGCTTAAATAAACTAATGAAGGgccattctttttttccatgaccaaaaggaaaggaatagCTCTTTTTGTCATGACTAAAATCTAGGATAAAACTAGTGCGATGCGTAGATTGGTCGAATACTTAAAACTAGTACAATGGTATATCTGTCATCACAAAATACAAAATAAGttatcttgaaaattgaaaaaaaaaagaggacaatTCACTAAAAACTCTAATGTCtatggatttatttatttttctttatcgtGGTTATATCATTTCTTTACCGGTGGtcatcatcattaccattaCTAAAAACTATGATAAGTTAAAATTTGTTATCCACCATGTATTAGGAAAAGCCTAGAATGTCCATAACGAAAATATAAGTATTGCAACTACATCCTTATGCACATTAACACAATTACAATACATGATAACTTTTATTATTTAAGGGTCCACTTATTTTGCAGGATATATTTTTCAGGAAAACTTTTCACCTGATGCATGTACCTTTTGTcttaccatttctttttttggtttggaaTGGTATTTGCCCAAGTAAAAGGTAGGGATATTAACATCGAGTGAAGTGTGGAATCTATAGAgaggagaataaaaatatatacaaatcCAATTATAAAACTTCAACCATGTCACACCACATCATGCGGCACTCAAGACAAAACAAATTTCAACACATCCCAATACTTACCAAGGATCACAAGGAAGCTCCAAAACTCCAAGTTGACAAAATGGGCCAAAATTCCACTTGGGAAATGGAAAGGACatctttgctcaaaaaaaaaaaaaaaaaaatggaaaggacATCTTCCAAATTGAAAGTGCCACCACTTTTctgggaagaggagagagagagagaaagagtgtgAACGGAATGTGAGAAAATTGGGGCAAAAGGATCACAGGAGCCGTCACTACTTTGGCTGTTTGTTTAGCCATTTTCTATAGGCAAATGATGTTGGCCAAATGAAGACCAACTTCTAATGCTATCGactttcgaaaaataaaaataatattgttgATAATTAATCGGATTGAAGCTATAGCGTCGTGGCCGGCCGGCTTTGGCAGTATCCTTTCTTCTATTGAGAATTTCAAAAGTTTAGTCCCGACTCTCATCATGTATTACGTCATTGGTGGGCTAAATTATGAATTAGGATTTACGAATTCAATTAGACAACCTTTTCTCGACTGGATATGGATGGGGAAGTGTTGCTCTCCCAAaagggacaaaagaaaaaaaagaatccgCGGACAAGGAAAAATCACGCCATGTGTCGACTTCTAATGCTATtgactttcaaaaaatacaaacaaatttGTCGAGAATTAATCCAATTAAGGCTATAGTGTCATCTCTTGCCAGCTTTGACAACATCATTCCTTCTGTTGAGTATTCTAAAAGTTAGTCTTGACTTCACGTAATGTATTACATCATTGGTGGGCTCAAATCCGCATTTAGGATACACGAATTCAATTAGACAATCTCTGCTCCATCGGATGGAAGAGATTGGATAGCGTTGGTCTccccaaaaagggaaaaagaaagaataggtttGTAAGGACGGAATCGTGCCACGTCaattacttttaattttgtaaagcACGCGCCGGCCGTCGTTAGTGCGTATTTCTCTTTTTTAGGTCGAATCATTATTGCGCATTAACGTTGTCTAAAATCAATAAAACACCTGTGGAGGGTGCTTTtgagagagttttttttttttttttttaatgattttggattttctattCTTATCTACAAACACATCCACACAGGCATGCATCTATATGCATACACACAAGAAAGACGGCTCCCGCCTCCCCAGTACCCTTCATCAGCTatctttaattaaatatttttcttccactTTTAGATGATTAAGaagatttaaattattttattttatttctttgaattttcagatgcaagaattaaaaaattatttaaaagacatgaatgattaaaaaaataaaaaaatcacgtgGCATTTGTTATTCACATAAAAATTGACGAAGGCAACAGAAGGACTCAAGTGACGAAATTAGAAGATTTTAGAACTTATAcgtaaaagtaaaattttataattaaagtGCATGGAATCGGTCATTTTTAGGACACTCAGCTATTGCAAAATTAATATCCATGTCACTCCGGACTCGTTGTCTCCATTTTGTATCCAATTCTCTCATCACTTAAACTTTGGTAAGTGCTCATTGAACAATTTGTGAAGTaggggaaaggggaaaaaaatagaacCAAGGGGTCACTGATCATAATGTTAGCTCCTTAGTTCTTTGCTCTAGTAATGTGCAATAAATCACTTTCCAATTTCACTTTGATAAATGGAAATACTGCCAGAGCCTAGCACCCTTGTTTGTACCTGTCTGACAGTGTTTTGGCCAAGATGATTTTTGCTTTATATGAAGTTGCAGATACTCCAGTATAGTGTTAACGGGCTTTACAAAGGCAAAAACAGGGGAAAGTTTAGAAACCCAAAAGCTTATTTTTGTGAAGCAGCCCGACGGATCTTTGGTTGTTGGGTTGGATATTCAAGGTTTCTGTTGAATTTAACAGTTGTTATGTGATATAGAGTAAAGGGAGTTATTTTCACTCTACAATTATATAAcatgtggaaaacattttcttcattaacTAATAGATCATGTAAAAATGTCGCTCGCTAAAAACTTCTCGGAACTTGGGCTACAACCCAGCACCACTTAGCAAAGCACCAAATCTGCACCCTCAGATGCTGATGTGCTAGACACATTCATTTCGAAGTGTGTTCTTTCTACCCTACTCCATCTCCTATATCCTGAACTTAAAATGACGTTGCCTAGTCATCTTTTAGGCTAAAGAGCACTAATTTTGATTCTCTGAAAGGATATAGCACAAGGCCAGAAGTATACGATGCTATCAATATACCTGAAGACATGTTGACCATAGCCTTAGATTCGGTGATCCTTCGTTCGAGAagttgaagaaacattttctaggTCCGTCATTGTTTTGGCCCTGATAGGTGGTACCGCGCCATCGAATCTTCAAATTT
This region of Eucalyptus grandis isolate ANBG69807.140 chromosome 8, ASM1654582v1, whole genome shotgun sequence genomic DNA includes:
- the LOC104415535 gene encoding LOW QUALITY PROTEIN: E3 ubiquitin-protein ligase ATL6 (The sequence of the model RefSeq protein was modified relative to this genomic sequence to represent the inferred CDS: deleted 1 base in 1 codon), with amino-acid sequence MPPIPPPPPPRPRRRSAAAALLFLLLPTILPPVAAQPAPTPPSDESSPAPGYGAFSNSIGLVLVALVIVIFLLATFSAYILRCSPAPEGSIGRAVRSLRRLGAPPRGLDPAVVETFPTVAYAAVKGHRIGERSLECAVCLNDFEDDDTLRLIPKCDHAFHPDCIGEWLASHTTCPVCRADLASQRADDPESPQAEPPSVEAGGSARWRRAGEEPAGGRARADPAARSMGQEGERRHHQSQPDTWLGSRIGRFPRSHSTGHSLVRPGDDTERFTLRLPADVRKRLMMDRPGPALPQEGCSRRGYRYGEGSSRGRYYRRLDRLDSAPASEGWAFNRMPSFLVRMSSALSPRVAAAAAARSGGGSFRGPAQQARPPI